A window of Flavobacterium psychrophilum genomic DNA:
AACTATAAGCCTGTAAATAACAATCTCGATGTTTTGTTATTAGATGCTCAAAAGCTTACCTATAAGCAATCTGTTAAGGCAGATGATATAAGTGAACAGCCGTTTATTAATACCGAAAAGAAATTATACGGAATGTTTTATGAGGTAGGTGGTAACGCTGCTACCAATGCGCAGTTCTATGTTACAGACAGTGTAAGCAATTTTCTTTCGGGATCGGTATATTTCTATGCTAAGCCAAATTTCGACTCGATTATGCCTGCTGCCAGCTATTTACGTGATGATATGAGAAATATCATGGAAACTGTGAAGTGGAAGAAATAAAAAAATAGCAACGAATTAGCACAAATTGATTTGAGATATTTAGAATAATTTGTGTCATTCGTGACAGAAAAACTAAAAAGGGATTCCGACTGGAATCCCTTTTTGTTATATCTTGATGTATTGTAAAATTACAAAGTGCCTTTGTCTGCTTTTTTATCATGGCCACTGCAAGAAGCTTTCTTATCTGTCTTTGCGCCTGCAGCACAACAAGATGGTTTAGCATCTTTAGATTTTTTATCTGCTTTAGCTGTTTTCTCTTTCGCAGCTTTTTCTTTTTCCTGGTCTGCGCTGTAATACGCTTTGTCGCCAGAGTTTTTAACGTCAGATACTTTGTAAGCACCGTCTGCGATACGCTCTACAGTTTCAACAAGTTTCTCAGGAGTTTGTTTTGCAGCATCAAAAGAGATGGTTGCTGTTTTTTGGTCAAAATCTACTTTAGCCTGCTCAACACCATCAAGGTCTGCAAGTTTCTTTTCTATAACAGCAGCACACCCCATTGGGCATGTCATACCGTCAATTTTAAAAGATGTAGTTTCAAGGTTAGCGGCAGTTTCTTTAACCTGAGTGCTGTCTGTTACAGCTCCTTCGGCAGGAGTTTCAAGGTTGCCGTCTTTAGATGTGTCTTTACAGCTTGCCATAAGAACGGCTGCTAAAGCAAAGAATGAAAGTTTTTTTATAAGATTCATGTGTCTTGAGTATTATATTTTAAACAGTTTGCTTAAAAGAGTTTACAAATTTATACAAAAACGTTTTGCAATACTCATTATTATGCCTGAAATTTCTCTGTTTAACTATGTATAAATGAGAAGGCTGCCCATGGGCAGCCTTCTATATGCAATCAAATAATTATATTATTGGAAATCAGCAGCAGAAACACCTTCGTTGATTTTTGCTTCTGTAACCGTAAGGTCAAGTTCTACACCTACGTTCATAACCACTTTGTATGGTATTTTAATACCTTTTACTTCTTTGTAGTCATTGTAGTATGTAAACAATACCGCTTTTTGTCCGTCCGGTCCTTGCTCCTCGCGAGAGTCAGCAAGTTTAAGGCCTGTTTTAACGTCATAGTAGTAAGTAGACTTACCACTCTGTATAGCGTAAGCGTCTGTACCGTTTATAGCTTCAATACCTTTAAGTTTAGCTTCTGCATTGTTAGCAAGGCTAAGTTCTTCAAATGGTACTGCATCAGCTTTCATTTCTTTAAGCTCTTCGGCAGGGATGTCCATTTTCTGGCCACTTTGCTCCATGTAACCACCTTTTTCGTTAATTACCTGTTTCATAAGTGTCATTCCCATACCTGTAACGTTAATAGCTTTTTTGTTGTCTGAAGACACTTTCATGCTAAATACAATTGGCATACCCTGAAGTGAACCTGATGATTTAGTAGCGATGGTTTTAACAGCTTTAACAGCTTTCTCTCCACCAATAGCTTTGATGTAGTTGTCAAGAACAGTTTTTGTTGTTACACCTGCAGGAACCGGT
This region includes:
- a CDS encoding gliding motility protein GldD, yielding MNTIKRLAGFATIALVFGLTISCGGETLPKPKAYLRLDYPMGKYLPLEGNCPYTFGYNSQAQVKSSPDCWTMTLEYPKMKATIYLNYKPVNNNLDVLLLDAQKLTYKQSVKADDISEQPFINTEKKLYGMFYEVGGNAATNAQFYVTDSVSNFLSGSVYFYAKPNFDSIMPAASYLRDDMRNIMETVKWKK